The DNA region AGGGCAGTTTCGTTGATCGCAAGCAGACCTGAAATTATACGTTCATCCACAACATTATCCCCATTGATGATTAATACATCTTCATTTAGCTGCTTGGTCGCCAAACTAACAGAACAAGAGGTATTTGTTTGGGAATATCTTTTATTTTCAATGGTAGATATCTTAACCTGGTATTTGCTTTCTAAATACTCAATTTTTTCAATTACCCTTTCTTTTTTGTGACCTAAAACTATAATGAATTCGTTAACGCCACTGGAAGTACAGTTTATAATCATGCGTTCCAGTAAACTCTTATCATCGATTTCAAGCAGGGGTTTGGGAATATCCCTGGTTAATGGCATCAATCTAGTCCCTGTTCCTGCTGCTAATATTACTGCTATCATAAAATCACCTAACTATTTACTATTAGTGTATTTTAATAAAAATTTTGTAAAATATTGAATTTAGCATTCCATTTTATCCCATAGTTTCTTAAAAGCTATTTTTGGAGGTATAGATTCTACTATAATGTCATATACAAAATCAACAATTGCACTGTCTACGGAAGTCTCATCACACAGCGCTTTTATGGCCATTATGGAGTTTTTACCTTCAAATATTATTCCTGAAGCTTTTTCATCTACAACTATCCTTTGACCATATAACATCCCTAAAGTGTGGTTCCTACTTTCTCCAGATGTAGATGTTAAAACTACATCACCAAATCCACAGTAATCGTTAACTGTATCTCTTTTACCACCTAATGCTTCTATTAAGTCTTTAGTCTCATTAAATCCTTTCGTTAACACGGCATACCTTGCATTATCATTTAAATTCATTCCTTCACATATACCATAGGCAATTGCGTTTATATTCTTAATTACGCCGCAGCATTCTGTCCCGATTACATCTTTATTTAATTTAACTTTAAATTCATCAGTAGTTAATACTTTTTTAACCAGATCCAGGTGTTTTGGATCGTCAGAAGCTATATTGGCTACTGTAAACAGTGAAAGTGCAATTTCAGATGCAAAGTTAGGTCCAGATAATATAACTGGAAATCTATCAAAGTATTCTGCCACGATTTCACTCATAGTTTTTAATGAGGGATATTCTATCCCTTTAGCTGTACTTACGAGTATACAGTCTTTACAGATGAATTTAGATAACTCTTTTAGAGGAGATCTAATTCCAGATGATGGAACACATAAAAATACAATATCACAACTTTTAACATGGTTAAAATCATTAACAGGGATAATATTTTCTGCTAACTTTAAATTAGGATAATATTCTGTGTTATGTCTTGTTTTAGCTATTTCATCGACAACTTCTTTACGTCGGGCATATAAATAAACTGAATCTGCATTAACAGAGATAAGTTGCGCAATAGCTGTTCCGAGTCCACCCGCTCCAATGACTGAAACTTTTAAATCCATGAAATCACCTCAAATAATTGTCATTACTGGAATTAATAATATTAATTAACAATTTCTTTATAAAATCTAATATAATTAAACTAATTTAAATATTATTTTGAATTAAGACTATAATTCATGTATTTATTACTTTTCACCTTTGAATAATAAAAAACATAGAAAATTAATATCTAAAAAGTATTTAATAAGAATCTCAATTATTGGAGATATTTGGGGGCTTTAAAATAGATTAGTTATTTTTTAGATCAATATATCCTGTTTAAAACTTTTAATAATGATTTTTAATTGCCAAAATTTTGTATTATGGGAGTAACAATAAAACTAACGGTGGATGGGCAATATTGGATATTAACTCATATAAATTTCTTTTTTAATATTAAAATGAGTATTAAGCGATATTTATTAATAAGAGGTTCTGTTAATACACTGTAAGGGGATAATTGTGAGTGCAGTGATTCGTGATCTTAAATTTGATAATTTAAGGGGCTTAGCTATAATACTTGTAGTTTTTGGCCATTTTATCGGCAGCTGTTTAGTTGCTAATCGTTTTGTCGGTAGCGGTTTAGATTTGGCTTATACATCAATATACCTCTTTCATATGCCGTTATTCATATTTATCAGTGGTTATTTCTCTAAAATTGCT from Methanobacterium bryantii includes:
- a CDS encoding phosphocholine cytidylyltransferase family protein, with the translated sequence MIAVILAAGTGTRLMPLTRDIPKPLLEIDDKSLLERMIINCTSSGVNEFIIVLGHKKERVIEKIEYLESKYQVKISTIENKRYSQTNTSCSVSLATKQLNEDVLIINGDNVVDERIISGLLAINETALVVDNYKQLNEESFKIRIEDNVIMEIGKGININMASGEFIGVSKVSKNDLSMFNSILEGLIAGDVQNYYDLAYKDLSKKSRIEYFYTNGLKWTEIDDKNDWEYAHTLIKEFDNKIH
- a CDS encoding NAD(P)H-dependent glycerol-3-phosphate dehydrogenase — translated: MDLKVSVIGAGGLGTAIAQLISVNADSVYLYARRKEVVDEIAKTRHNTEYYPNLKLAENIIPVNDFNHVKSCDIVFLCVPSSGIRSPLKELSKFICKDCILVSTAKGIEYPSLKTMSEIVAEYFDRFPVILSGPNFASEIALSLFTVANIASDDPKHLDLVKKVLTTDEFKVKLNKDVIGTECCGVIKNINAIAYGICEGMNLNDNARYAVLTKGFNETKDLIEALGGKRDTVNDYCGFGDVVLTSTSGESRNHTLGMLYGQRIVVDEKASGIIFEGKNSIMAIKALCDETSVDSAIVDFVYDIIVESIPPKIAFKKLWDKMEC